A single region of the Bacteroidota bacterium genome encodes:
- a CDS encoding pesticidal protein Cry7Aa: MISVKKEGIVLTKTLLAFEDEGVLNPAIMQDGNTVHMLYRAVRKGNYSSIGYCRFEGPLQLVERSETPLISPHFDYEAHGIEDPRIVKIDGIYYITYTSYDGVNALGSLCTSTDLKTFEMHGIILPQITYEKFKQLAECSGPLNIKYERFYIHTNIFSNPDKKLLLWDKNLIFFPRKIDNKFFFLHRIKPDIQIVSVNSLQELTNEFWENYLLHLKEHIVLSSQYKHESSYVGGGCPPIETSKGWLIIYHGVHDTPNGYVYCACASLLELEDPQTEIARLPYPLFEPNLDWELKGYVNNVVFPTGTALFDDTLYIYYGAADKRIACASVSISELVNELINNIKTP; encoded by the coding sequence ATGATATCAGTAAAAAAAGAAGGTATTGTATTAACCAAAACACTACTCGCTTTTGAAGATGAGGGTGTATTAAACCCTGCCATTATGCAGGATGGGAATACAGTGCATATGCTATACAGGGCTGTAAGGAAAGGAAATTATTCAAGCATTGGTTACTGCAGATTTGAAGGGCCTTTACAATTAGTTGAACGCAGCGAAACACCTTTAATCAGCCCACACTTTGATTACGAAGCTCATGGTATAGAAGACCCGCGTATAGTAAAAATTGATGGCATTTATTACATTACTTACACCTCTTATGATGGTGTGAATGCATTAGGCTCCTTATGCACCTCAACCGACTTAAAAACCTTTGAAATGCATGGTATAATTTTACCACAAATAACCTACGAAAAGTTTAAGCAATTAGCGGAATGCAGCGGCCCCTTAAACATTAAATACGAACGTTTTTATATTCATACTAATATTTTTAGTAACCCAGATAAAAAATTATTGCTTTGGGATAAAAACCTGATTTTCTTTCCCCGAAAAATCGATAATAAATTTTTTTTCCTCCACCGTATAAAGCCTGATATACAAATTGTTTCTGTTAACAGTTTACAGGAACTAACCAATGAATTTTGGGAAAACTATTTATTGCACTTAAAGGAACATATTGTGCTGTCGTCACAATATAAACATGAGTCGAGTTATGTTGGAGGAGGCTGCCCCCCTATTGAAACCAGTAAAGGTTGGTTGATAATATACCACGGTGTACATGATACACCGAACGGTTATGTTTATTGTGCCTGTGCTTCTTTATTGGAATTAGAAGACCCACAAACAGAAATAGCCCGTTTACCCTATCCTCTTTTTGAGCCTAACTTGGACTGGGAGTTAAAAGGCTACGTAAATAATGTGGTTTTCCCCACGGGTACTGCATTATTTGACGATACTTTATACATATACTATGGTGCTGCCGATAAAAGGATTGCATGCGCTTCTGTAAGTATAAGCGAATTAGTAAATGAATTAATTAATAATATTAAAACACCATGA
- a CDS encoding glycosyltransferase, which translates to MNNTSYNTKNTGLILFERQNISNIFSNHYTPVKKVVPIQEKKTIPEVLFITSYPPRECGIATYTSDLINTIQEKFCQSFSLKVCALEAENEIYDYNNDVKYVIESTNKEAYSELADKINNDALIEVVLIEHEFGLFIEREQEFNTFLAELRKPIIVAFHTVLPHPSEDLKTKVKYIVNNCREVIVMTNQSARILANDYEIAAHKIAVIPHGTHLVPHLDKNELKEKYDLSGRKIISTFGLLSEGKSIETTLDALPEIIKTDDSVLFLVIGKTHPTVKKEQGEKYRDLLLDKVNSLGLQNNVLFINKYLPLPELLEYLQLTDIYVFSSKDRNQAVSGTFSYAVSCGCPIISTPIPHAREVLNDDSGIIVDFENSAQLCEAVTLLLNNNELSADMRSNGLHKIASSAWENTAVAHALLFHKTIGQTTPLQYNLPAINLNHIKQLTTEVGMIQFSKMNRPDIDSGYTLDDNARALIAICMH; encoded by the coding sequence ATGAACAACACTTCATACAACACCAAAAATACGGGCTTGATTCTTTTCGAAAGACAAAATATTTCTAATATATTTTCTAACCATTATACCCCGGTAAAAAAAGTAGTACCGATACAAGAAAAAAAAACCATACCTGAAGTTTTATTTATTACTTCATACCCACCCAGAGAGTGCGGAATAGCCACTTATACAAGCGATTTAATAAATACGATACAGGAAAAATTCTGCCAGTCGTTTTCGCTTAAAGTATGTGCGTTAGAGGCCGAAAATGAAATATATGATTACAACAATGATGTAAAATATGTAATTGAATCAACCAATAAAGAAGCATACAGTGAGCTGGCTGATAAAATAAACAATGATGCCTTAATTGAAGTAGTTTTGATTGAGCATGAATTTGGTTTATTTATTGAGCGTGAACAGGAATTTAACACTTTTCTGGCCGAACTCCGTAAACCTATTATTGTAGCATTTCATACGGTGTTACCTCACCCATCGGAAGATTTAAAAACAAAAGTAAAATACATAGTAAACAACTGCCGTGAAGTAATTGTAATGACCAATCAATCGGCAAGGATATTGGCCAATGATTATGAAATTGCTGCCCATAAAATAGCGGTTATTCCACACGGAACACATTTGGTTCCGCATTTGGATAAAAATGAATTGAAGGAAAAATACGACTTATCAGGCCGAAAAATAATTTCGACCTTTGGCTTATTGAGCGAAGGAAAAAGCATTGAAACTACTTTAGATGCTTTACCTGAAATAATTAAAACAGATGACAGCGTATTGTTTTTGGTAATTGGTAAAACACACCCTACAGTTAAAAAGGAACAGGGTGAAAAATACAGGGATTTGTTACTGGATAAAGTAAACAGCCTAGGCTTACAAAATAATGTGCTCTTTATTAATAAATATTTACCACTGCCTGAGCTTTTAGAGTATTTGCAGTTAACTGATATTTATGTTTTCTCATCTAAGGACAGGAACCAGGCAGTAAGCGGTACTTTTTCATATGCGGTGAGCTGTGGGTGCCCTATTATATCAACTCCTATACCTCATGCACGTGAGGTACTGAACGATGATTCAGGTATTATAGTTGATTTTGAAAATTCAGCGCAACTGTGTGAAGCTGTTACGCTTTTATTAAACAACAATGAATTAAGTGCGGATATGCGCTCAAACGGGTTGCATAAAATAGCTTCCAGTGCATGGGAAAATACCGCAGTGGCGCATGCTTTATTGTTCCACAAAACAATAGGGCAAACAACTCCTCTACAATATAATTTACCGGCTATTAACCTCAACCATATTAAACAACTGACTACAGAAGTTGGTATGATACAGTTCTCCAAAATGAACCGCCCTGATATTGATTCGGGCTATACGCTTGATGACAATGCAAGGGCTTTAATAGCCATCTGTATGCACTAA
- a CDS encoding cation-translocating P-type ATPase, with the protein MPISYFNIKGLTQEQVLESRKKNGSNALHYKKQNTFLNAIKSIVKEPMVVLLLAAASIYFISGQIGDGIFLASTIIMVTAISLFQDSRSRNALEKLKEFTKPSCKVIRNGETVEIKSEDIVIGDSLIVEEGTSIVADGTIIHANDFAVDESIITGESLPVEKDTHQENSFIFNGTTAVRGLAIANVTAIGNETKLGKIGKSLESITEEKTPLEIQINNFVKKLAFVGVLVFFIVWAINYFQSYQLLDSLLKALTLAISILPEEIPVAFTSFMALGAWRLMKMGIVVKQMKTIETLGSATVICTDKTGTITENKMSLAKVYALTQQKIVSADDIKYEAEKSLISLAMWASEPIPFDPMEKSLHEAYSQTMDQDERHQYKIVHEYALSGKPPMMTHVFEDKEGNRIIAAKGAPEALIAVSDLSTNEKQQIEQTIKTLAYEGYRILGVGEGTFTGNNFPDKQEAISFSFKGVIAFYDPPKKDIDKVIAGFYKAGINVKIITGDNTETTTSIAKQIGIIGYEKNITGDDLMLLTDEDLQKKVLETNLFTRMFPEAKLKIINALKSQNQIVAMTGDGVNDGPALKAAHIGIAMGKKGTEIAKQAASLILLEDDLSKMLDAVAMGRKIYTNLKKGIQYIISIHIPIILTVFIPLALGWIYPNIFSPLHIIFLELIMGPTCSIIYENEPIETNTMLQKPRPFSSTFFSWKEITISIIQGIMITAGTLFIYQYAIQQNMSESHTRTMVFLVLITANIFLTLINRSFYYSIFTTIRYRNNMVLLIIFITIAITAAMIYINPLAGFFKFSFLNLFQIFICIATGFLSVMWFELVKLIKRLP; encoded by the coding sequence ATGCCTATATCCTATTTTAACATAAAGGGTTTGACCCAAGAGCAGGTACTTGAATCGCGAAAAAAGAATGGGAGCAATGCCCTCCACTATAAAAAACAGAATACCTTTTTGAATGCCATCAAAAGTATTGTTAAAGAACCAATGGTTGTTTTGTTATTGGCTGCTGCAAGTATTTATTTTATTAGTGGTCAAATAGGTGATGGTATATTTTTAGCCTCAACTATTATAATGGTAACGGCTATTTCATTATTCCAAGACTCACGAAGTAGAAATGCATTGGAAAAGCTAAAAGAATTTACCAAACCTTCTTGTAAAGTAATTAGAAATGGTGAAACCGTTGAAATTAAAAGCGAAGATATTGTAATAGGCGATAGTTTAATTGTAGAAGAGGGAACATCAATTGTAGCAGATGGTACTATTATACACGCCAACGATTTCGCAGTGGATGAGTCTATAATCACGGGCGAATCGTTACCGGTAGAAAAAGACACCCATCAAGAAAATAGTTTTATTTTTAATGGAACCACAGCGGTTCGCGGATTAGCTATAGCCAATGTTACAGCTATAGGTAATGAAACTAAACTAGGTAAAATTGGGAAGAGTTTAGAAAGCATTACTGAAGAAAAAACACCTTTAGAAATACAAATAAACAACTTTGTTAAAAAACTAGCTTTTGTCGGAGTCCTTGTTTTTTTTATTGTTTGGGCTATTAATTATTTTCAGTCTTATCAATTATTAGATAGTTTATTGAAAGCACTTACTTTAGCTATAAGTATTTTACCTGAAGAAATACCTGTGGCTTTTACCAGCTTTATGGCGCTTGGCGCTTGGCGACTCATGAAAATGGGGATAGTTGTAAAACAAATGAAAACGATTGAAACACTGGGGAGTGCTACGGTTATTTGTACAGATAAAACAGGCACCATTACGGAGAATAAAATGAGTTTGGCCAAAGTATATGCACTTACACAACAAAAAATAGTTTCTGCAGATGACATAAAATATGAAGCTGAAAAAAGCCTTATTAGCCTTGCTATGTGGGCCAGCGAACCTATTCCGTTTGACCCAATGGAAAAATCCTTACACGAAGCTTACTCACAAACAATGGATCAAGATGAGCGCCATCAATATAAAATAGTACATGAATATGCCCTGAGTGGAAAACCACCCATGATGACTCATGTTTTTGAAGATAAAGAGGGCAATAGAATAATAGCAGCTAAAGGAGCTCCCGAAGCCTTGATTGCGGTATCTGATTTAAGTACAAATGAAAAACAACAAATAGAACAAACTATTAAAACATTAGCGTATGAGGGTTACCGCATATTAGGTGTTGGAGAAGGAACATTTACGGGTAATAATTTTCCTGATAAACAAGAAGCAATATCCTTTTCTTTTAAAGGAGTTATTGCCTTTTATGACCCTCCGAAAAAGGATATTGATAAAGTAATAGCCGGGTTTTATAAAGCGGGTATTAATGTTAAAATCATTACAGGAGATAATACTGAAACAACCACCTCCATTGCTAAACAAATAGGTATTATTGGTTACGAAAAAAATATTACCGGTGACGATTTAATGCTTCTTACGGATGAAGACTTACAAAAAAAAGTATTGGAAACTAACTTATTTACACGCATGTTTCCGGAGGCTAAACTTAAAATTATCAATGCATTAAAAAGTCAAAATCAAATTGTAGCCATGACTGGCGATGGCGTAAATGACGGCCCGGCATTAAAAGCCGCACATATAGGAATAGCCATGGGTAAAAAAGGAACAGAAATAGCCAAACAAGCTGCCTCACTTATTTTATTAGAAGACGATTTGTCGAAAATGTTGGATGCAGTGGCTATGGGTAGAAAAATATATACCAACTTAAAAAAAGGTATTCAATATATTATATCTATTCATATTCCTATTATTCTTACTGTATTTATTCCCTTGGCATTGGGTTGGATTTATCCCAATATTTTCTCTCCACTGCATATTATATTTTTAGAATTAATCATGGGACCAACCTGTTCTATTATTTATGAAAATGAGCCTATAGAAACTAATACTATGTTACAAAAACCCCGTCCGTTTAGCAGCACTTTTTTTAGTTGGAAGGAGATAACTATTAGTATTATACAAGGTATAATGATTACTGCCGGTACTTTATTTATTTATCAATATGCAATTCAACAAAACATGAGTGAATCGCACACCAGAACAATGGTTTTTTTGGTTTTGATTACTGCTAATATTTTTCTTACATTAATAAATCGCTCTTTCTATTACTCTATATTTACCACTATTCGTTACCGAAACAATATGGTTTTATTAATCATTTTTATTACCATAGCTATTACGGCAGCTATGATTTATATAAATCCATTAGCCGGCTTTTTTAAATTTAGTTTCCTTAATCTGTTCCAAATTTTTATATGCATTGCTACGGGCTTCCTATCGGTTATGTGGTTTGAACTGGTTAAACTGATTAAAAGATTACCATGA